GCTCCCGCTCGCCCCCGTTAATCAGGAACCCACATAAGATGGCTCACCCGATTCGAGTCCTGTTCGTCTGTACGCACAACTCGGCGCGGAGTCAGATGGCGGAAGGATGGCTGCGCGCCCTCGCGGGAGAGCGTTTCGAGACGGCCGGCGCCGGAACCGAGGCCACGCGTGTTCACCCGCTGGCAATCCGAGCAATGGACGAGGTCGGGATCGATCTGAGAGGACACACCTCGAAGACCGTCGACGCCTTTTTGGAGGAGCGATGGGACTACGTGATCACGGTCTGCGACAGCGCTAATGAGCGATGTCCAATATTTCCTGGTGGGACGACCCGCATCCACTGGAGCTTCGACGACCCGTCACAGGCCACCGGCACTGATAGGGATCGCCTGAACACGTTCAGGCGAGTGCGTGACGACATCTCCGCCCGTATCCGCGCGTGGCTTACCGATCACACGTGGCAGTGATCAAGCCCCCGAGTGCTTCAGGCGCCCGCCTTTCGCTCCCCGCCGTTGAGCCCAATGTGAAACCGCTGCTTCGTGCGGTCTCGCTTCTGCCAGCCAGTTATGCGGATACGAATTCGGTAATATGTGGCACCATGGAGTCGAAGGCGGAAATGGCTTCGAGCGAGTGCAGACTAGGGATCTAACCCGCACTTCTGTTACAGGACTAAGGACAGTGGGAAGAGGCACCGTATCTGACCCTGTGATAGATTAGAGTTTATGTTGACATCCAATAGCCAGTAAGAGTTAATACTGAGTTGTACACACTATACTGATTATGCTTAGTGCCTGACCAATGTCTAGCGCCCTCTCGGGTATTACTCGACCTGAGAAGGCGTTCGCGTAGGTGGTCGGCAAGACTCGAGGCAGGGAGGAACGAGAAAATGGTATCGCTCCTATGGACCATTTTGACCCCACAAGGCTTTGAGCCGCACGGCTACTGCTTTCTGTGGACGCGACCGTTGTTGTGGCTCTATATCGTCTCGGATTCGCTGATCACACTCTCGTATTATTCCATTCCGATCGCGCTCATCTACTTCGTCCGCAAACGGCGTGATCTCGCCTTCAGACCGGTGTTCGTGTTCTTTGCCGTGTTCATCGTCGCGTGCGGGACTACGCACCTCATGGCGTTGTGGACCATCTGGAGTCCCCTGTATTGGCTCGATGCGGCCGTGAAGGCCGTGACGGCCGCCGCATCAGTCGGGACCGCGGTGGCGCTGTGGCCGTTGATCCCGAAGGCGCTTGCGCTCCCCAGTCCCGCCCAACTGGAAGCCGCCAATGTCGCACTCCAGGAAGAGGTCCGCGAACGCCACCACGCGCAGGAGGCGTTGCGCGCGGCGTACGACGAGATGGAGGAGCGCATTCGCGAACGGACCAGGGAGCTGACACGCACTGCTGAAGCATTGCAGGCCGAAATCGCCGAACACGAGGGGACAGAACACGCTCTGCAGGAAAGCGAGAACAAATATCGCGTACTCGTGAATGAGATCAACGATGGGCTGTTTGCAGTGGACGCCCGGGGAGTGATCACCTTTGCAAACCGAGCGTTGGCTCAGATTCATGGTCTTGAAAGCCCGGAGCAACTCGTGGGCCGCAACCTCTTCGAGTTCATCGCCCCTATCGCGCTGAACCACGTGAAGGAGGTGTTTACCGATGCGGTAGACACAGGGATCACGGCTGACGTCGTGGAGACTCAGATCGTACGCCCGGATGGAGAGTGCGTGTTTATTGAGGTGAGATCGGTTCCCATCCTGGAAGACGGCAGGGTTGCTGGTTTCCGGGGGATCCTGCGTGATGTCACCGAGC
Above is a genomic segment from Candidatus Methylomirabilota bacterium containing:
- a CDS encoding protein-tyrosine-phosphatase → MAHPIRVLFVCTHNSARSQMAEGWLRALAGERFETAGAGTEATRVHPLAIRAMDEVGIDLRGHTSKTVDAFLEERWDYVITVCDSANERCPIFPGGTTRIHWSFDDPSQATGTDRDRLNTFRRVRDDISARIRAWLTDHTWQ